One genomic region from Acidobacteriota bacterium encodes:
- the recN gene encoding DNA repair protein RecN, whose translation MISYLRIGNLAIVDRAEIEPGEGLNVLTGETGAGKSLLIDSLQFLSGARGSTELIRSGEEKLTVQAIVFAPASIRPLLEELSIEAEGSEGEPVELVIRREISTNGRGRAQVNGTIVTIRDLVRTLEDLMEVHGQNQSISKVGGRSHREMLDEWAGNQRLLAQSRELYDEWTRSRDELDRIRAAASNRAQRTDMLQFQIRELEQASISEDEKEQLVSERSILAHSNDLAEATNLALEWISEGDDSAVSLLGRSNERIAPLARKVELLDPIDRELNELLIRLEELAREIASISSDLRNDPERLEEVESRLALIERLERKYAMSSSELVAHLSTLRSELAELEDWEASVDSGAQREKKAFEEWQAVAAEISARRKAAAGELSRAIETQLHELAMASTRVKLEVSTSSRKDSRLSIEDEPVAFGPEGYDQVTMFVAPNPGEPFKTIEKTASGGELARIQLAVAAALAERQSGATSTTLIFDEIDAGVGGRVADVVAKKLARLSHRFQVICVTHLPQIAAAGSRHFSVAKEIEGSRTRATIRVLDDEAERVEEVARMLAGESITESARTHARELLGLATPKTRRSSRPAAPANR comes from the coding sequence GTGATCAGTTATCTTCGAATCGGCAATCTCGCGATCGTCGACCGGGCGGAAATCGAACCGGGAGAGGGGCTCAACGTCCTCACCGGCGAGACGGGAGCGGGAAAGAGCCTTCTGATCGATTCGCTCCAGTTTCTCTCGGGCGCCCGCGGCTCGACCGAGCTGATTCGATCGGGGGAGGAGAAGCTCACGGTTCAGGCGATCGTTTTCGCACCGGCGTCGATCCGCCCACTACTCGAAGAGCTGTCGATCGAGGCGGAAGGGAGCGAGGGCGAACCGGTCGAGCTCGTGATCCGGCGGGAGATCTCGACCAATGGCCGCGGCCGCGCACAGGTCAACGGGACGATCGTGACGATTCGCGATCTCGTGCGCACGCTCGAGGATCTGATGGAGGTCCATGGCCAGAATCAGTCGATCTCGAAGGTCGGCGGCCGTTCGCACCGGGAGATGCTCGACGAGTGGGCCGGCAATCAGCGCCTGCTCGCGCAAAGCCGCGAACTGTACGACGAATGGACCCGAAGCCGGGACGAGCTCGACCGGATCCGCGCGGCGGCGAGCAACCGGGCGCAGAGGACCGACATGCTGCAGTTCCAGATACGGGAGCTCGAGCAGGCGTCGATCAGCGAGGACGAGAAGGAACAGCTCGTATCGGAGCGCTCGATCCTCGCGCATTCGAACGATCTCGCGGAGGCGACCAATCTCGCGCTCGAGTGGATCTCCGAGGGGGATGATTCGGCCGTTTCGCTGCTCGGGCGCTCAAACGAGCGCATCGCGCCGCTCGCGCGAAAGGTCGAGCTGCTCGATCCGATCGACCGCGAGCTGAACGAGCTTCTCATCAGGCTCGAGGAGCTCGCTCGCGAGATCGCATCGATCTCTTCCGATCTTCGCAACGACCCCGAACGGCTCGAGGAAGTCGAAAGCCGGCTCGCTCTGATCGAGCGGCTCGAGCGGAAGTACGCGATGAGCTCGAGCGAGCTCGTGGCACATCTTTCGACGCTCCGCAGCGAGCTTGCCGAGCTCGAGGACTGGGAAGCCTCGGTCGACTCCGGGGCCCAGCGAGAGAAGAAGGCATTCGAAGAGTGGCAAGCGGTCGCCGCGGAGATTTCGGCACGGCGGAAGGCCGCCGCCGGCGAGCTGAGCCGCGCGATCGAAACGCAGCTCCACGAGCTCGCCATGGCGTCCACACGCGTGAAGCTCGAAGTGTCCACCAGCTCACGGAAAGATTCACGGCTCTCGATCGAGGACGAGCCGGTGGCGTTCGGTCCGGAGGGCTATGACCAGGTCACCATGTTCGTCGCGCCGAATCCCGGCGAGCCGTTCAAGACGATAGAGAAGACCGCATCGGGCGGCGAGCTCGCGAGAATCCAGCTCGCCGTGGCCGCCGCGCTCGCGGAACGACAGAGCGGTGCCACCTCGACGACCCTCATCTTCGACGAGATCGACGCCGGCGTCGGCGGACGCGTCGCCGACGTCGTCGCAAAAAAGCTCGCGCGGTTGAGCCACCGTTTCCAGGTCATCTGCGTGACCCATCTTCCCCAGATCGCCGCGGCAGGTTCGAGGCACTTCTCGGTTGCGAAGGAGATCGAAGGATCGCGAACGCGCGCGACGATCCGAGTCCTCGACGACGAGGCCGAGCGGGTCGAAGAAGTCGCACGAATGCTCGCCGGAGAATCGATCACCGAGTCCGCGCGCACTCACGCGCGAGAGCTGCTCGGACTTGCCACACCGAAAACCAGGCGATCTTCCCGGCCGGCCGCTCCGGCAAACCGATGA
- a CDS encoding L-threonylcarbamoyladenylate synthase, whose amino-acid sequence MKRVRLVDPPPDDWIEEVAAVFDRSSVGVLPTDTVYGYHAVPWDGEAVERIYRMKSRDERQPLLVLGESLADLDRLGVRADARTLAALDTIWPAPLTAILPISRPLPVSGGGFSLGVRIPDLAWLRKLLRRTGPLASTSLNRRAEPPSLVLPDDGDPLLSEADLVVDAGRLEGQPSTVVDFTKSSPEVLRKGAFEFTQKLWKKLWNSL is encoded by the coding sequence ATGAAACGCGTTCGACTCGTCGATCCGCCACCGGATGACTGGATCGAAGAAGTCGCCGCGGTCTTCGACCGCTCGAGTGTCGGGGTCCTTCCCACCGATACTGTGTACGGCTATCACGCGGTGCCGTGGGATGGCGAGGCGGTCGAAAGGATCTACAGAATGAAGAGTCGCGACGAGCGCCAGCCGCTGCTCGTCCTGGGTGAATCGCTGGCCGATCTCGATCGCCTCGGCGTCAGGGCCGACGCGCGGACTCTCGCCGCGCTCGACACGATCTGGCCCGCTCCCCTTACAGCGATCCTCCCGATCTCCAGACCGCTGCCCGTATCCGGCGGCGGATTTTCGCTCGGGGTCCGCATCCCTGACCTCGCCTGGCTCCGCAAGCTTCTGCGGCGGACCGGACCGCTCGCTTCGACCAGCCTCAATCGACGCGCCGAACCACCGAGTCTCGTTCTTCCGGACGATGGCGATCCGCTTCTGTCGGAGGCGGATCTGGTCGTCGATGCGGGGCGACTCGAAGGACAACCTTCGACCGTTGTGGACTTTACAAAAAGTTCACCGGAAGTACTCCGGAAGGGTGCGTTCGAGTTTACACAGAAACTGTGGAAAAAACTGTGGAATTCGTTGTGA
- a CDS encoding YihY/virulence factor BrkB family protein: protein MEPKLTQRLDWKSLWRLIREAWADFRDDNAQQFAAAVAFFTILSLAPLLILAIALAGIFYGREAARGGIVAELSQYVGNEAARAIQSLVANAGSGDGSVFASVLGFAALAWGASRIFHQLRIALNEILDIEEKQRTGFVAAIRDRLVAIAGVVVIGLILLSAVVINAALSRLKDIIPFDIPGGPYLWQTVSFVLSLALVLLTFTLIFRYLPDERIPWRVAGIGAAFTTVLFVLGQVLITLYLSISDIGSSFGAGGSLIVLILWIYYSSSIFFFGAELMEVIQKGGPGASRIRSQEPGARSQEPGFRSQETGDKDSGSSEKQDRAPDRSSSGRVATFGIAGATGCLGLILGGVATVTGGALMAIRSILRRFWRPR, encoded by the coding sequence ATGGAACCGAAACTCACGCAGAGGCTCGACTGGAAAAGTCTCTGGAGACTCATCAGAGAGGCGTGGGCCGACTTCCGGGACGACAACGCCCAGCAGTTCGCCGCTGCCGTGGCATTCTTCACGATTCTCTCGCTCGCTCCGCTCCTGATTCTCGCGATCGCCCTTGCCGGCATCTTCTACGGACGGGAAGCCGCGCGAGGTGGAATCGTTGCCGAGCTCTCCCAGTACGTCGGGAATGAAGCTGCACGCGCGATCCAGTCTCTCGTGGCCAACGCCGGAAGCGGTGACGGCAGCGTTTTCGCCAGCGTCCTCGGGTTCGCTGCCCTCGCCTGGGGCGCCTCCCGGATCTTTCATCAGCTCCGGATCGCACTGAACGAGATCCTCGACATCGAGGAGAAACAGCGAACCGGATTCGTTGCGGCAATTCGAGACAGGCTCGTCGCGATCGCCGGCGTGGTGGTGATCGGTCTGATTCTCCTTTCCGCCGTGGTGATCAATGCCGCGCTGTCCCGACTGAAAGACATCATCCCTTTCGATATCCCCGGCGGACCCTACCTCTGGCAGACGGTCAGCTTCGTTCTTTCGCTCGCTCTCGTCCTCCTGACCTTCACTCTCATCTTCCGCTACCTTCCGGACGAGCGGATTCCCTGGCGAGTCGCGGGGATCGGCGCGGCGTTCACGACGGTTCTCTTCGTTCTCGGGCAGGTGCTGATCACCCTCTACCTCAGCATCAGCGACATCGGCTCGAGCTTTGGGGCCGGCGGTTCCCTGATCGTCCTCATCCTCTGGATCTACTACTCCTCTTCGATCTTTTTCTTCGGCGCTGAGCTGATGGAAGTCATCCAGAAGGGGGGCCCGGGGGCGAGCCGTATCAGGAGTCAGGAACCAGGAGCCAGGAGCCAGGAGCCAGGATTCAGGAGCCAGGAGACAGGAGACAAGGATTCAGGATCCAGCGAAAAACAGGATCGTGCGCCAGACCGCTCCTCCTCCGGACGAGTCGCGACTTTTGGCATCGCCGGAGCCACCGGCTGCCTCGGGCTCATCCTGGGCGGCGTCGCGACCGTCACCGGTGGGGCTTTGATGGCGATCCGTTCAATTCTCCGGCGCTTCTGGCGGCCCCGATGA
- a CDS encoding D-alanyl-D-alanine carboxypeptidase — protein sequence MIKRLTSFVVSCISAVAAFAQAPPPYTGAIVMEPETRTVLLEENAHTMVPIASMTKMMTLLITLEEIEAGRLDWTTPVTVSANASKMGGSQVYLAHNETFSVEDLVAATMVHSANDAAMALAEKIGGSREHFVQMMNDKAKEMGLEETEFHSPHGLPDRGEKDDMSSPWDLAILGAELMKHPRMQKLAVTQEMPFRDGKFIMYNPNHLIRNYPEATGIKTGFHDKAGFCVTASAKRGDLELVAVVVGSKIKADNFDSAAALFNEAFRKYEKRTLVANGKSMAANVPVRGGTRDVVGVIAGEDVKILSERNGRSGYKVSVSGSTPTAPIRKGQQVGWIIVKKDGQPVAKAPALAASDVERAGWFARTWDRIWPF from the coding sequence ATGATCAAGCGATTAACCTCGTTTGTGGTGAGTTGTATATCCGCGGTAGCTGCCTTCGCGCAGGCGCCGCCCCCCTACACCGGCGCAATCGTCATGGAACCGGAAACGCGGACCGTCCTGCTCGAGGAGAACGCGCACACGATGGTCCCGATCGCGTCGATGACCAAGATGATGACCCTCCTGATCACTCTCGAGGAGATCGAGGCGGGCCGGCTCGACTGGACGACTCCCGTCACCGTGAGCGCGAACGCCTCGAAGATGGGAGGCTCGCAGGTCTACCTGGCGCACAACGAAACCTTTTCCGTCGAGGATCTCGTCGCGGCGACGATGGTTCACTCGGCCAATGACGCCGCGATGGCTCTGGCCGAGAAAATCGGCGGCAGTCGCGAGCACTTCGTCCAGATGATGAATGACAAGGCGAAGGAGATGGGGCTCGAGGAAACGGAGTTTCACAGCCCGCACGGGCTTCCCGACCGTGGCGAGAAGGACGACATGAGCAGCCCCTGGGATCTGGCGATTCTCGGCGCGGAGTTGATGAAGCATCCGAGGATGCAAAAGCTCGCCGTGACCCAGGAGATGCCCTTCCGCGACGGCAAATTCATCATGTACAACCCGAATCACCTCATTCGCAATTACCCCGAGGCGACCGGCATCAAGACCGGATTCCACGACAAGGCCGGATTCTGCGTGACTGCCTCCGCAAAGCGCGGAGACCTCGAGCTCGTCGCCGTCGTCGTCGGCTCGAAGATCAAAGCGGACAACTTCGACAGCGCGGCCGCACTCTTCAACGAGGCGTTTCGCAAGTACGAAAAGCGAACGCTGGTGGCAAATGGAAAGTCGATGGCCGCGAATGTGCCGGTGCGCGGAGGAACGCGCGACGTCGTCGGAGTGATCGCCGGTGAGGACGTGAAAATCCTGAGCGAACGAAACGGCAGGAGCGGCTACAAGGTCTCGGTGAGTGGCTCGACCCCGACCGCACCGATCCGGAAGGGGCAACAGGTCGGCTGGATCATCGTGAAGAAAGACGGTCAGCCTGTGGCAAAGGCCCCCGCGCTCGCGGCCAGCGACGTCGAACGCGCCGGATGGTTCGCGAGGACGTGGGACCGGATCTGGCCGTTTTAG